From Epinephelus fuscoguttatus linkage group LG17, E.fuscoguttatus.final_Chr_v1:
TGACCCTCTGATGCATTTTCCTCTTTATGAGGTTGAGTTGTCTCTGAAGGCTTCAGGTGGCTCACAGGTCTGGTAGCCATTATGGGTGGTTTTGGGGAACTAAATGAAGATCTGCGACTGAGCTCAGCTAGTTTTGCAGATATGTCGGTCTTCTTTAGTTCAGGTTCTGCCGGAGTAACGGAGACAGCAGGGATTTTTGGACTCATTGCAGTTTTTATGGGAGGTTTTTCAGAAAGGTCTGGTTTTTTTTCAGCAGGCTCTGGGATTTTTAGCGATGACTCAGTCTCCATTTTTGAGGCTTTTCTCTTAGCAGCCAGGTCTTTGAAATATTGTAGTCGACTGGCTGGGTCATTCATGTTCGTAGATAACGATGTTGTGTATTCAGACTTCTCAAGAGTTGGTGTCCTCCTTAAATCTTCACTGGTTTTCAGAGGTTCCACTTTTGATGTAACCTCATTTTTCAATCGCATCTCATTTTCCTCTTGCTGTCgcactttctccctctctttttctttttcagtcctttctttctctgccctttctttctctgccctctccttctctgccctCTCTTTTtcagctctctctttctctgccattTCTTTCTCCGCCCTTTCTTTCTCCGCCCTTTCTTTCTCTACTCTTTCTTTCTCCACTCCTTCTTTctccactctttctctctccctctccttttctttctccttaTCTTTTTCCTCAGCTCTCTTTCTCCACTCAAAAGGCTCACGAGACAGTGACCGTCTCTTCTCCAGGATCTGGGCCACAATCGAGGAAGTACGTACTGAGTCTAACTCTTCATCCACCTCGGTGGCTGGTTTTAAGCCAAGGCTACCACTGTGGATCTCTGCCTTGGAAGATGAGAATATAAGTGAGGAACGCAGACGAGAGCTACGTTGAAGGAGTGGGTTAACACGTGTGCGGAATGATTCATGTTTGGACAGGAAGCTATCTGGAGCCTCTTTCACCTCCACATCCACACCCACTTCTCTTGCTGCACCCCTCTCTGGCTCCCTCTCCCTTTCCCTCTCAGCTTCCCTCCCTTTTTTCTCTTGTACAAATGACTTTAGGTCACTGTGTGATGGAAGCAAATCCTTGCTTGTTGTTGGGGCAGAGTCTTTACTGTTGCTCTCAGGTAAGATGGGCTTTCCAAAGCGGGGTCTTACAAAATCTGGTCTGGATTTGGGGGGAACATTCAGTTGCTCCTTTATTCCAAAGCGGGGAGCTGAATTTTCAGTGGCAGTTGGTTGCTGAGATGATGGAGGATCTTCAAACGCATCAGGCCCCATAGGTTGAGTCAGACCTTCGTCTCCACCTTCCTCATAAGTGCTAAGATAGGAGTTGATTCTCCAACTCCTCAGGCCTTGCCTAGCATCCGcatcttcctcctgctcttGATGAGACTGTTTGCCAAATGGTTTCTTCTCTGGTGGGTGGAGCTGTGTGGGTGAGCTCTGACAGGCATACGCCTGACCTATGGTTGGCCTTTTACTGCCAGAACCTCCTCCATACCTCCCAGCTAATGGATGTGCCTGGTGTCCCTCAGGTGCTCTTAAATCCTCAGATGAAAAGTAGTCTCGCCCATAGTTTGCAGGTGGAGGCTCCAGATCTGAGCGAAAGCTTGAATCTGAATACTGGTCGATGGAGAGTTGTGGATGACGACCTCGAAGTCTGTCGTAGTGTCCGTGCCCAGAGCCCGACCCAGGCCCTTCAGTTAAGTAATGGCTACTTTGGGTGTGCTCCCTGTAAAGAAAATATGGTGGTTCTTAATTAgttgatttaaaatgtattattacatGTAAAGACATTCACTCATATAAATTCATAATTCAGATTCCAAACAGCTGTTGGTATTATAGAGTTAACTACCTATGGAAGTCTGTCTCGTCTAGATTATTCATGACTCTGTGCTTCATGAATTGCCTCGAAGATGTGTAGTTTTCCTGGGTTCCCTCTGCGTAGCTGTGCCTCTTGAAGGCAGTGGTACTCAACTCCATCTGCCTGGAAACTATAGACCTTCCCTGCTCCAGAAATGACTGCTGCAGACGAAACTGTTGCTGGGAATACTTTCCAATCGTGATTCCTGCGCCAGGTTCAATGGTGTGACGAAATGGATCAGCCCTTCGGAAAGGAAGTGCAGGGTTACGATCAGAATCTCCATAGGGGAAGGCAGAGGGAATCTCAGGCTGTCTGCGGAAACCTATGGGGTTGCGCAAAGACTGGGTCCTCTTCAAACCGAACTGGTTGCCAAAGAaactgctggtgctgctggtgtcAGTGAGAGCAAGGGCTCCATCGGATGGGCCAATGACTAGAGGTTCTGACTGAGCAAAGAGAATGCGAAACTCTTCATCAAAGGTGGCGACGAGCTCCCCGAGGAAGAGGTGGGCGATGCAGCGGTGGATCTTCTCGTAGGACCACATGAAactgtaataaatataaaagtacAGTGGAGGCAATTAAACTACTTGCATCTACAGTGTGAATAGCAAGGGAGTCTTGGGAATTCAATGAGCACATAACAAACATGCTTAAATTACTCACCTGTAGTTGCCACTGAGTACAGCTCTGCAGTCAGCCAGTAGGAAACGATCTTTCACCTGCCCCTTAAACGATTTCCCCGTCCGGGAATAATAGGTTATTCCTGGCACAGTCCTGACACGCACCATCTGCAAAACCAAATTTCAATCCTGTAAGCCTTAGTGGTGATTACTCGTTATAAATACATTAATGACACAAAAATGCCAAAGGGCAGCCAACTGTTTTTTGAGGAAATGTAATGAAATGCAAACTCACAGGATGTAGGTCCAAGTTGACTTTGCAGTTGAAGACCATAGAGACAAAGTGAGGGGCTTCCTGCTCATCCAGTAGAATGTAAACAGGAACATGGCGTGCTGCTGCATCCAAGAGGTcagcaaaaatgtccacatCTGTGAATGTGTCCATCACCACGGCAAGAACCTGAAGCAGAAAACCAAGTACAAGAGCATTTGTCAAGGTTTGGTCATTATAATATAGTTGCCGTTGCACACTTTTTAAACCAAAGTTAGCAcgtgtatgcaggttttttaagCGTGGGAAAACCTGTTAAAAATAGATGATAGACTGCTTTTGCAATGCCAGTGGACCAGAGCAGTGTACACGGCTCTGCAGTGGGcaagtatgcctttctgttttttgtttttatggtgtCATGTTCAACGACACAGATGGGGTGGAAGAcagggttagtaaacagtataaagcaacatggaggccagtgaagaTGGTACAGTGGGTTCTCCTTATTATACCTGTTACTTATGCAGTCTTTTTATCAAATTGGGTGCAGGATAAATTTCAAACGATGTTCCAATGCTGCTTGGATGGAGACAGTATTTTGTGGCAGTGTGTCggcaaaggggctaaaattagcatgcCCAACTGGGTGTCATATTTCAATCACTGCCAATTGAAGTTGGAGCCGATAAGTATTCGTGACTGCAGCCATTTGTCCCAGGAAtgaatgccaattgtaacctttcccattaaaaacaaaagccagatgttagtgggttgTTTGCCCAGTGGGAAAGAGGCTTCAGTCtagttttattaatattatgtaatttcattattttctttaattttaacGATTCTGCCTTGTTTCTGTTGGGAAACTGAGTAGCCGATTTAAAATTGCAACAAGTTGAAGGTGCTTTAGCAGTGACAGTTCATTGTGTTTATCAGCAATAGAAGATAAAGCATAGAACATTATGCTCTCAAAACGCGCTGTACATAATATTGTACATGTTTATGGTACTTTTGATATGCTTGCATAATCATTGCTCCTGAAAGTGTGAGACTAAAGTAGGAAGTTAAGAAAAATGAAATACTGATTTAAAATATTGCAGATATTGTACACATGCACCACAGTGACGCTTGATATCACACAACTGAAGGGAGGTTTGTATTCCTCACTCAACTGCattgagtaaaaaaaatatatatcaagcCTATATCAGGTCTTACAATGAGTACATTGTCTGTACAAAAACATCTCTTAGGCAAAACATGCATGAAACCACACTCAGTTTATCAGCAATAAAATGTAGGTTAATCTCTTAAATTTACATAACAAACAAGGTATAGACAGATTTATAATCCCTCTCTCAGGACCTGTCTATATTCTACGTGCATGTTCAAATCTATCTATATCTAAACAAATCTATATGCCTGAACGCAGGAGAGCCACACTTGTATTATTTTGTCACTAAGACAGACATGGAGGACAGACTACAACACGGCCCACCACACCAACAGGTTTGATTGCTTCTGACGTTTGGCAAATTGGCATCCTCACTTCGTGCTAATTATATTTTGACTTTAGGCCAGTCAGTTAAAAATTCATCCGAAAGGGTGTGGTGGCAAAGTTGGCAGTGGCAGATAACAAGTAAGATTAAACTAACAATAAGATAGCATAACCTACGCATACTATAGTCACTGGCAACCCTTTAtctctactgtttttttctttgaagaGATAAAGATTGATTTGCATAGTACACACtgataagacagagagagaggaaactcAGTAGCAAGAAATTATGTATTAATTTATTACATCATTGGTGTTTACACCTATCCACTTTTAAATTAGCTATAAAGAAGTAGGGTATGTGcatagacacaaaaaacacgTGGCACATTTGTtgttaaacactgaataaattggAATGCTTTGATCTCATCTTCAGATGCCATGTTTCCTCAGAAATGCCTTTTGAAAACAAACCGGATAATCAAGTTTAATTCACCCTGattcctctccctcccttttaCTTACTTGGCGTGCATTCTTGATGAGTCTCCTGGCCTGCTCCTTGATACTTGGCATGTCTGGGTCTGATGGGTTGACTAGAGTGGTGACCTCTGTGGGCCCCATGAAGCTATGCTGTTGCATTGGCCAGCCCAGGTCCAGCCCGGGGGCAGCCAAGTCTGACTGTACCGGCCAGTAGGTGTCTGAGGAGCCATCAGCATCATGACCCCTGTCATGGTACGTAAGCTCTGGGACGCTGGAGGTCGGGTTGGGCGTCTGGAGTGTGGACTTGATGAATTCAATTTCCGACTGCGCCAGGAAACCGACCACATCTGCAGTCTGGAGGAACTCATAGTATCCCTGGTGTGACAGGTAATATCCAAATTACATCTTAAAACCAATGTATACGTGTTTTTggagtattttaaataaatattcatgacagacagacacacataaaaacacacaagaagAAAACTGTAGTGTTACCTGTATGTCATTTTCTATCAGAGCATCAATGGCCAGGCGGTACTCCTCACGGTAATGTGGGGGCAGGTAGTTTGGGTCGAGGGGGTTATCACCAACCGATGAACTCTGAGATCGGTTTGGCATGgttggagagaggagtggggtcagaggtcagggctCGGGTGAGGGGAGGCAAGGGAGGAGGAATTCAAACCTGTATAGAAAAgtaggaaagaaagaaaaggtcaGTGCGCAAAGAAATTATATcggtaaattaaaaaatgtgacgCACAGTGCTCTTATCAACACATTGTTTGTTCAGACCTCTCTGCAGCCTGACTTTACAGGTTTCTAAGAATCTCAGAGCAAACAGGTACACAAAACAAATACCGTCATGTGTTTAGTCACATTGCATTTACACACCGCTCCTTGATCTGTGATATACAATACTCGTGGTTCAACTAAATATCCCTCTGTGTggtgagaggaaaaatgctCTTGTCAcgacacacaaaaagacagatTACTTATAACGACTTACACAAAGAGCTTATTGTTGCTGAGTCAAAAGCTTGTGTAGTTTAACGATTACACCTTTCATATTAACACACCTTTACCAGCACACAATACCACATAGTAATACTCAGGCAGACGTTAACAGTTGTGACAGATTTTCATAGAagtgttgattatttttttttttttccagctatGGGCCAAGTTTCTACGTTTATAAGGCGAATAAAAGCAAACGTGGAGAAAAAGGTGCAAATAATTCTAAGAATTGTAAAAGCCCCTCTCCAGTGACTTTtagcatttttatatttctgattTTTCTGCGTCATTTCCTGACaatgtaattacactgtttgaATCGATACATAAATCCAGATTGATGTATCGCCGCACCTCTAGTAAATTAACATCTACAGACTACAGTAGGTTATGTGAGGAATGACATCACAAGCACTGGTACTGGCAAATAAATGGCTATCAAGACCCAAAAATGGAAGCCTTTGTTAATACAAAGTAGCGGATATACAGAATGGGTAACTCACTTATCAAATCTACTTATACATTggcaaaaatattgatttaaatttGGAATATTTCATTAACTAGCAAACAAACTAGTTGCACATATCAACTGTTAGCTAAGTAATTAAGCTAAGCAGTTGGCATTCAGAAGTAACTGAGTTCAAGCTAACGTAATTCTCCACCTCATAACTTATATTAGAGTGACCGCTATTGCTATCCATGCTAGTATCTATGCTATTGCTTTGACGCATACAGTACAACGGCAATCTGGTTGCTGTGGTAATGGACTATTAACCACACCCCTCTCTGTTTGAGAAAGAACATAACCTtaaaaacaggaggaaacactgGCTGGAATGAACTCTACTTATTAAGTTGAGGTTTatgggttgtttgtttttacaaatgCAAAATAGGTGTGCACTCTCACTaaaccaaaaacaaatgttgacaaCTTGTGTAACATAATTTTTGAGTGGATGACCCGGTACAGTaatacagagaaatacaaaggCATAGTTTCCAGCTTCCTAAGACAAAACATCTGACCCCAATGCATCATGTGAGGCATTTCCTATCTTCTCTGGCTCCCTAATCTTATAGTTAGACTCTGTGAGTGAAAGTTAATGGAACTTTGTTTCCATTTATGGCATTATGCACTCTGCCTAATTGCCTGTTTAAAAATATCTTAGTCTGACTTGTGAGAAAACTGCATATAAAAGGTAAGAACAAAGTAAACCAACAGGATATGGAAAATACAATGAGAGTAAGAAAGAAGAAAGTCAAGTGAGTGAAAGGGAGGTGTAAGGGAGAGGTGGGAAAGGCATTCAGAGGTGTATAGACAGGTTCTCTCATTTGTTTTAATCCTGGTGCGTCACGCTTCAAGTTGCTCCTCAGACCTCATCCTCAAAAATCTGAGTCAGTCATAACACACAAATTGATTTAGGAGGGTACGATGAGTATGCCATGACTTGAACTTAATTTGAGTCAGTGAAAGGAACATTGTTACACAATAGTTTGTGAATGTTTGATTGTTTAAATGCAACAAGGCTGGAAAAGTTATGGATTATTTTCAGATCCAAAGGCAAAGCTGAGTATCAATCATATAATTATATATGTGGATGAATTGATTTGTTATATAATACAAAGACAGTAAGCCACCATCTAAAAACAACATAGATGGAAGGCAAAGACAACTAAACCAGACACACAAAGAAACCTTATGACAACAAAGCACAACAAGGAAGAACATAATATTAATGAGGGCTGTTGTCATTATCAATTcatttgcagattatttttaataaataatcattagGCCATCATAATGTATGTCTTTCCTAACCAGCACTTTAAAATCTAAAGATGTCCAATTTACTACCACatgagaaaagcagcaaatcctcccAACCAAGAAGCTGAAACTAGGCAATGTCTGGTGTTTTTacttgaaaatatgttttttgattATCATAAGAGTTGCTGATTGATTTCAATGAACAACCAGTTGATCACCTCAGCTGGTGCATGTTGGTATTTGGTCGAATTTACTTTGTGAGGTTGGGTGACTAAAATTAAATGCCTGACATCAATTTGATGTAGAATACTGACGACAAATGATGttaatattttgttggttttaagttttATGACATAACAACAAAAATCCGACATCTTTCAAACGTCTGATGCCAACTTCATTTAGTTGAAACGTATGGAGAAGAAAACCCAACGTCTGCAAAACGTCATAATGAAATGTCAACGTCAATAGTCAACTTGGTTTTCATTCCAACCACAATTTAACGACTGTCCAACATAAAAGTCCAATGTCTTTCTGATGTTATGATGACATCCGGTGCCTCTGTTGGTTAGGTCCACTTTGTTTAGTGTATATTTGACCATGATTATTGGAcagctgtaaaaatattttgtggtttagtgttgtgttgtcaaaaatattacTTTGTAGATTTGttgtaaatatttaaaacagtttcaacactTATTTCCGGCAGTACTGACACACTGGTACTAGCTGCAATTCCTTGCTCTATCTTATTGTTAGTGTTTTCTTCAATCAGTGCCtggttatatttatcttttaataataattttttaaaagaatCAATTACAAAATTTGCCTGTGGTATTGAAAATGGTATCACATATCTGCATTTTTCAAGGTATTCAAGATACCAAAgatagaaattccagtatcgtgacaacactaatttACTGTATCTGGTCCAAACAGATAAAGCAGCCGATCACTGACAGAGGTCCCAGGCCAGATTTCAACCCACAACAAGGTCATGTGATAGCCGACGGTCAGCTGAGCCGACCAGAACACCCCCTCATTGATATTTAATGTGTTCCTCCTGACAGCTGCATACTGGACGGGTCATCTAATGTTGGAGATCTGGGTTAACAACCATTAAACATTTCCAGTATCCAAAGTAAGCTGGTTAAACACTCGGGAATATAAGTGATACATTCCTTCTACAAATTGCATCATGTGgtcaaaacaggaagtgtttgtgcCTGTGTGGATATATCACCAGGGAAACGTACCGTCGTAGGAACAGTGGTTGATTGACAGCCTTGGTACAtgatcagagtgtgtgtgtgtaacctggGGTCTGAGTGGGAGGGTGAGTAGGTGTTTTGTAAGGTTGTACCTGCTTTAAAAGAGTGTTTGACGTGTTTTCTGTAAACTTCCACAAATACTTAAGAGATCGGTGGTGATAGCAAAAGGCCCTTAGTTCAAACCCACAATCAGTGGAAGAAGCCGGTTTACTCAGAGGCCTGGTGAGTCACCGGGTAGCCCGGCCTGGCCTAGCCTGGGGATAACTTGCAACATACTGCTCTGTGGTGATTCATCTGCTGGCAAAATGGCTGACATCCTGTTTCCTTGCTCCTCTCGAGCCATAGAAATTGGGCCTTTGTGGTGTGCTGTTCCCATTTAAAAGTTCCATAGTGGGCAGAGCGGCACGTTAGCTGCACATACTGCTTTCATGGAATAATTTCACTGCTGCCAAGTATAGAAAATGGAAGAATCAAAACTACTTTGATATGATTGGTCCTACATTTCAAATAAATCTAGCAGCCTGGGGCTTGATCTGTATACAAGTGAATTGTGCTGAGGCAGCAGTAACGTGCATACCTGAGGACTTGTGATAACAGCCATAATCTGAGATGTGCACCTGCCTGTGCTCGTCATAATGTTTAAACCTCAGGGAAACCATCTACCACGTCTGACAACACAacaaccaccaaaaaaaaaaaaaaaaaaagactgcatgTGCCTTTCGGATTGTGAAATAGTGCTGCTGTTATTGTCTTTGTCTGTTACAAAAACAGagagggctgcaactaatgatgcAAATTCTGACAACCGAGGAGCTGGAAGTAGACATGTTTCAAAACCATTTTTTCCTTCCTGATGCAGATTCTGCTACCTGAACTTGTGGATCAGCCGATACTGAGTACAAATCCAGTACCACTGCGTTAAAACTGAACAGCTGTATACTACGAACCCTGCATGGATGTGAAATGATTACTGTCATTGTATTAAACCCTTATTGGTTAAACCCTttgtaaaacatgaacaaacacacacagagatgaatGCTGTACATGTTGCATTTTTACTGGTGGAgcttttcagagaaaaaaaatgcataagtTGCACTGTTTACTGGAAATAAATTCTGCTTAAACAGTGTAGCCTACAAAGTGCAACTTGCTGTGTAACAGTAACAAAGAAGAATTGATTCATAGGACAAGTACAGTTTTTTGCATTTCAatcaaaaacggtaaactttagttgcgttttggctcaTCGTTTCCACaacagcggcgttttgggtgcttGAAAACGCAACATTTGAAAACGGGctcagagtgcaattttttggaaacagcaccatctccattgtcatgtaaacttgcactatgcagttcctctgaaaatggagacttttcgcacatgcacattacggttccagtcactggGCATGCCAGAGAAAGTCGacggtcacaacaacaatggcggactcccgagctctgtttgtgctgctcaccctgtgaATTTATCAATGCTTCTCCAacaaagtgtagatttactgaagcaactccacctcgtcattCATCCAGACAAACGTTTGTGCggtgccattttttttttgtttatacatcaccgCTCTGTAGAAGAAAGCACATGTGCACAGACACgtgttgtttcattacaaagtcacaccgattactggcctggcatgttaactacagcgtttttggtcatttttgcggatcCGTGTGCGTGGCCGTTGTTAACAAAACGTTGTCTGAACActgaacttttttcaaaatgaaaatgagaaatgattcCGATTTCAGCGGATTGTTTTCGAGTAAACATGGCCTCAATTACACGCCGATACACAATCCaccattttaggcagtatcagaggcatttcTCATACTGGTATCAGTATCAGAACAAATCTAGCTGGAAATACATAATGTTTCGTGTTTTTACttgaaaaattaattaattgattgaatATTAAACCAATCCACCTTAGAGGAACCCAGCAAACCTCTGTGAGTTGtccctgaggggaacatgagcTATATGGGTGACTAAAGCGCACAGTAGCACTAAAGAGAGCCCAAGGGGGTGGGCCCCTTTCACCCACCTGACCTCTGGGTCATTGCAGACTGAGGCAACAGAAGCATAACACAAGAAGCATGGCAGCCTTTCTTCACCTCACCTGCACCACTGGTAGGATATTCAAACAAGtactgctgctttgtttgttgttataGCAACTGCAGTAAGCATGATCAGACCGTAGACAGTGACATGTTGATAGAGatccgtctgtctctctgtgttcctCTCGTAGTTATAAAGCTTTCCGTTGCCCTCACGAGGACGAGCCTGCCCTAAATGCACCACTAACAAAGCCAGTTGGAAACACTAAACCACCACAGGATAGGCAGGCAGCAACCGACTGCTGCTCCTCAAGGCTGATAGACCCAATATTTAGATGTGCCCAATGTTTGCTCACCAAGCGtgtaaatggctcattctcaGCATTCCTGCCAtgagaagagggagagaaacaatTCATGAAGAgctgagagagggaaaaaaaatttcTATCTGTCTCAACATGTGAACCAGAGAAACAAGCCTGGGGAGGCAATAACTATTGAGCAGAAtcccaaaaacatattttctgttttctctcttctctctctctctctctctctctctctctcacacacacacacacatgcatctgAACACTCCTcactaaacaaacacaatgattgatCTGGCATACCTCTTTGGTCGATTCACTTTGTGTGATAATTCACTGTGAATAGAGTGAGAAAACAATACCTGAAAACAGGTTTGGAGGGATGAGCCAGTAATCTCTTGATGCTCCTGTCAGGACCTTTCAGTGCCACTTTCAGcagttcaacacacacacaaatgtagaTAAGGGCAAACAGAGCACAActtgtctctctgtgtatcaTCACACCTCAGAGCGACTGCTGAATGCAACACAAAAGACAGCTCAAGGTCAGGCGaatgtatactgtatgtgaggACAAGCAGTGGCACCTATCCTCCCTTTTTACAACTGTGTTTAACGTAGCAGCACTGCTAGAAAAACAGGTCCACTGAGGTCCTCGTCATCTGTTCCAACTGCCTTAATGTCTGCGGTCATCTTGAGTGGAAAACCCAACAATAAAAGCCGAAAAAATGCTTCTCCTTTGCTCCTACTCTCCCCCAGAAGCACTGCATGTCTCGTACATGAGTTACAACCACAGACAATGGCCCCTTGTAACACATACAATGCAAACAAAGCAAAGAATGAATGGGATGCAGCTCAGGCCATATGGCTAGTGTGACAAGATGAAATCTATAATAAGAAGCACACATGAAGAGACGCGCCACAAAAAAAGCTGGCACCACAAAGTTTTTCCCTCAAATTATAAACACATGGTGGATTATTCCAATCCAGTGAGTCACTTTGAATGAATCGAGGCAAAGCCTGCAAAGGTGAAGCCTGAATCAATACATTGCTTGTTTGGGTCAAAAACGCAAACAACATGGATCTATGTGTGTCATATAGATACCATAGGAGCCTATAGATAAAAGTCAGTGCGAAATGACGTGTGAAGGTTGTCTTCCTTGCTCAACACACAAGGCTGTATGATTAGAGGACAATGGTCTCGTGTTATCTCGCCAATTATCTTTAAATTAGAGGGATGTAAAGTCACCCTATTGATATGACCGGCAATCCATACATAGCATTGTGCAACCAATGCATTGGGCGTGCTTGTAAAAGTGTCTCTTCCTTTTCAAGCATTACTTATCGCCTCCAGTTCCTCACAATAAAGCGCAGACAAAAGATCTACACAGTCTGACAAGAAAGTagctgtttttctctgtcttgaATGTCTTCAAAGGACAGCAGAAAGAGCAGCATAGTTTGTCAGTGCCAGCCAACGCGGAGCCGTCTGTGTGCTTAAACTGTAATAACAATACTGTTCAGGTTTTGCAATGCACAACAGCTACCTGGATGACTTAATCCTCTGTAAACTTCAGACTGCTCTTGAGGAAAGTAACCAGCATTTCACTTTTTTATACCACACACATTAATGGAGTAATGAATAGAGTAGGCATATCTAGGATGCAGTCAGGAGATAGGAAAACAGGACATAAGATAATACAATAGGGCAAAAATACAAAGAATAGAGTCAAGCAGGATACAAttacaatagaataaaacagGATAGAGTGGTACATAATAAGATTAAACAGGGCAGGATACAATACAATAGATCCTCTATACAATTGGCTCTTTTGTTGATTTTCCACTTGCAAACCTCGCTTTTATTTCCACATCGTACCTCCCAACTTAGTTGCAGAACTTGTCTCCTGTCTTCTCGCTTTCCCCCGGTGAAACCGCCGATGTGCGTCTCCTTCCCGTCAGTGCGTCACATTCCCCACTTCGG
This genomic window contains:
- the fam83hb gene encoding protein FAM83H isoform X1, which encodes MPNRSQSSSVGDNPLDPNYLPPHYREEYRLAIDALIENDIQGYYEFLQTADVVGFLAQSEIEFIKSTLQTPNPTSSVPELTYHDRGHDADGSSDTYWPVQSDLAAPGLDLGWPMQQHSFMGPTEVTTLVNPSDPDMPSIKEQARRLIKNARQVLAVVMDTFTDVDIFADLLDAAARHVPVYILLDEQEAPHFVSMVFNCKVNLDLHPMVRVRTVPGITYYSRTGKSFKGQVKDRFLLADCRAVLSGNYSFMWSYEKIHRCIAHLFLGELVATFDEEFRILFAQSEPLVIGPSDGALALTDTSSTSSFFGNQFGLKRTQSLRNPIGFRRQPEIPSAFPYGDSDRNPALPFRRADPFRHTIEPGAGITIGKYSQQQFRLQQSFLEQGRSIVSRQMELSTTAFKRHSYAEGTQENYTSSRQFMKHRVMNNLDETDFHREHTQSSHYLTEGPGSGSGHGHYDRLRGRHPQLSIDQYSDSSFRSDLEPPPANYGRDYFSSEDLRAPEGHQAHPLAGRYGGGSGSKRPTIGQAYACQSSPTQLHPPEKKPFGKQSHQEQEEDADARQGLRSWRINSYLSTYEEGGDEGLTQPMGPDAFEDPPSSQQPTATENSAPRFGIKEQLNVPPKSRPDFVRPRFGKPILPESNSKDSAPTTSKDLLPSHSDLKSFVQEKKGREAEREREREPERGAAREVGVDVEVKEAPDSFLSKHESFRTRVNPLLQRSSRLRSSLIFSSSKAEIHSGSLGLKPATEVDEELDSVRTSSIVAQILEKRRSLSREPFEWRKRAEEKDKEKEKERERERVEKEGVEKERVEKERAEKERAEKEMAEKERAEKERAEKERAEKERAEKERTEKEKEREKVRQQEENEMRLKNEVTSKVEPLKTSEDLRRTPTLEKSEYTTSLSTNMNDPASRLQYFKDLAAKRKASKMETESSLKIPEPAEKKPDLSEKPPIKTAMSPKIPAVSVTPAEPELKKTDISAKLAELSRRSSFSSPKPPIMATRPVSHLKPSETTQPHKEENASEGQKKDIFKSLKPLPSPKLFKRDPLKLKGLNPRRISCGEEITTTDATDAEKSELRKSRSHSSSTLPRDESRVMGSNTSINTLGEGKGEGKTLDFLKKQTQRLKGFLGPKDKEKKSSGDDRGMSTVREVTADSSKKQSSSAKDKGPATTDQTTANHKTSTITSGPSRYQAPGSSVLFSSNLRDDTKVILGQISANSQKNRLEQEETGGDRDSDSGEKGLERQNSLKKNKFLRPTGNVQEREGLLKRIESLRKEKKVYSRFEVVYHCKDDVCNVDGKEI
- the fam83hb gene encoding protein FAM83H isoform X2; this encodes MPNRSQSSSVGDNPLDPNYLPPHYREEYRLAIDALIENDIQGYYEFLQTADVVGFLAQSEIEFIKSTLQTPNPTSSVPELTYHDRGHDADGSSDTYWPVQSDLAAPGLDLGWPMQQHSFMGPTEVTTLVNPSDPDMPSIKEQARRLIKNARQVLAVVMDTFTDVDIFADLLDAAARHVPVYILLDEQEAPHFVSMVFNCKVNLDLHPMVRVRTVPGITYYSRTGKSFKGQVKDRFLLADCRAVLSGNYSFMWSYEKIHRCIAHLFLGELVATFDEEFRILFAQSEPLVIGPSDGALALTDTSSTSSFFGNQFGLKRTQSLRNPIGFRRQPEIPSAFPYGDSDRNPALPFRRADPFRHTIEPGAGITIGKYSQQQFRLQQSFLEQGRSIVSRQMELSTTAFKRHSYAEGTQENYTSSRQFMKHRVMNNLDETDFHREHTQSSHYLTEGPGSGSGHGHYDRLRGRHPQLSIDQYSDSSFRSDLEPPPANYGRDYFSSEDLRAPEGHQAHPLAGRYGGGSGSKRPTIGQAYACQSSPTQLHPPEKKPFGKQSHQEQEEDADARQGLRSWRINSYLSTYEEGGDEGLTQPMGPDAFEDPPSSQQPTATENSAPRFGIKEQLNVPPKSRPDFVRPRFGKPILPESNSKDSAPTTSKDLLPSHSDLKSFVQEKKGREAEREREREPERGAAREVGVDVEVKEAPDSFLSKHESFRTRVNPLLQRSSRLRSSLIFSSSKAEIHSGSLGLKPATEVDEELDSVRTSSIVAQILEKRRSLSREPFEWRKRAEEKDKEKEKERERERVEKEGVEKERVEKERAEKERAEKEMAEKERAEKERAEKERAEKERAEKERTEKEKEREKVRQQEENEMRLKNEVTSKVEPLKTSEDLRRTPTLEKSEYTTSLSTNMNDPASRLQYFKDLAAKRKASKMETESSLKIPEPAEKKPDLSEKPPIKTAMSPKIPAVSVTPAEPELKKTDISAKLAELSRRSSFSSPKPPIMATRPVSHLKPSETTQPHKEENASEGQKKDIFKSLKPLPSPKLFKRDPLKLKGLNPRRISCGEEITTTDATDAEKSELRKSRSHSSSTLPRDESRVMGSNTSINTLGEGKGEGKTLDFLKKQTQRLKGFLGPKDKEKKSSGDDRGMSTVREVTADSSKKQSSSAKDKGPATTDQTTANHKTSTITSGPSRYQAPGSSVLFSSNLRDDTKVILGQISANSQKNRLEQEETGGDRDSDSGEKGLERQNSLKKNKFLRPTGNVQEREGLLKRIESLRKEKKVYSRFEMGNSLG